A region from the Simiduia sp. 21SJ11W-1 genome encodes:
- a CDS encoding MMPL family transporter codes for MAASWALLLVAAAVLLCVRLADYRFDASLLSLLPVEQQQDIAHQRAAQANAHLTQLVDRELLVLVGAETEAQSAHWAGQVQARLASNERQVQAFEQGQAKALAEAYFPYRYFLLAPEDRARLASSPEQLVQAARRQLYSPMGAGFQAVDDPFWLFQRYLQSLAAQSPVQWVGGWPTLYGDTRVYRLLRFRIVGSAFDARAQGDLADQLDALHAELPAGVHLLSSGLVVHAAYGARMAKQEISTVGVGSLVGVLLLLGASLGVRSVLALLTCVGAGVLAAMAASVWWFESLHLITLAFGASLIGVAIDYGIHARMALNNGEPMGKLMPALVLGLVTSLLAYGIQGALPFPGLQQMALFSCVGLLGAWLSTCVWLPLLPKHKVQPRALLHWVLLFWRRCPPLALPRALVLGVLVGALLVFWQLPGDDRLTSLQTSPQALIKQEQTFQQLFERTGQGRFFLVVAQTEAALDEQLLGLSSALQNLVDAGVIGGFQSLHDWRPALGEQAANRAHYEKLLTEFGPAFYASLGAPSLFGEALAAFKDASAPLDLATWRATMAQPQWYFERDGHHFAIVALQQVNDVAPLAALHNAQVHYVDRPAMIGELLGHYRLQLQLWTAAAIVLVLGLLVWRLGVAALPLLAVPVVAVVLVAMGLAYGQSLTLFHCLALLLVLGIGFDSCIFLWRASDVAQVWQATSLSVVTSGISFGLLALSNTPVLHFFGVTVLCGLALVWLGIPCVYKGVRAMGEQH; via the coding sequence ATGGCTGCAAGCTGGGCGCTGCTGTTGGTCGCAGCCGCAGTGTTGCTGTGCGTGCGCCTTGCAGATTATCGCTTCGATGCATCGCTGTTAAGCTTGCTGCCCGTTGAACAGCAGCAGGATATCGCCCATCAGCGTGCAGCACAGGCCAACGCCCATTTAACACAGCTGGTAGATCGCGAGTTGCTGGTGTTGGTGGGTGCAGAAACCGAAGCCCAAAGCGCCCATTGGGCGGGGCAGGTGCAAGCAAGGCTTGCCTCGAACGAACGCCAGGTGCAAGCCTTTGAACAAGGCCAGGCCAAGGCATTGGCAGAGGCTTACTTTCCCTACCGCTATTTTTTATTGGCCCCTGAAGATCGCGCGCGACTTGCAAGTTCTCCCGAGCAGCTTGTGCAAGCTGCCCGCCGTCAGCTCTATTCACCCATGGGGGCGGGCTTTCAGGCGGTAGACGATCCGTTTTGGTTGTTCCAGCGCTATTTGCAATCACTGGCCGCCCAGTCGCCGGTGCAGTGGGTAGGCGGTTGGCCTACTTTATATGGCGATACACGGGTATACCGGCTGCTGCGTTTTCGCATTGTTGGCAGTGCCTTTGATGCGCGCGCACAGGGTGATTTGGCCGATCAACTGGATGCGTTGCACGCAGAATTGCCCGCGGGTGTGCACTTGCTAAGCTCGGGCCTGGTGGTGCATGCGGCATACGGCGCGCGCATGGCCAAGCAAGAAATTTCAACCGTGGGTGTCGGGTCGCTCGTTGGTGTGTTATTGCTTTTGGGTGCGAGTTTGGGCGTGCGCTCGGTACTTGCGCTTTTGACCTGCGTGGGTGCCGGTGTGCTGGCCGCGATGGCCGCGAGTGTGTGGTGGTTTGAATCGCTGCATTTGATTACGCTGGCCTTTGGTGCATCGCTTATTGGTGTTGCCATTGATTACGGCATACACGCGCGCATGGCGCTCAACAATGGCGAGCCCATGGGTAAACTCATGCCTGCGCTTGTATTGGGTTTGGTTACCAGCTTGCTGGCCTACGGTATTCAAGGCGCGTTGCCGTTTCCGGGCTTGCAGCAAATGGCGTTATTTTCCTGCGTGGGGTTACTGGGCGCCTGGCTAAGCACCTGTGTGTGGTTGCCGCTGCTGCCTAAGCATAAGGTACAGCCGCGCGCGTTGTTACATTGGGTTTTATTGTTTTGGCGCAGGTGCCCGCCGCTTGCCTTGCCGCGGGCATTGGTTCTGGGCGTGCTTGTGGGGGCGTTACTCGTGTTTTGGCAACTGCCTGGTGACGACCGGTTAACCAGCTTGCAAACCTCACCGCAGGCATTGATAAAACAAGAGCAGACATTCCAGCAATTATTTGAGCGCACAGGCCAAGGCCGGTTTTTTTTGGTAGTCGCGCAAACCGAAGCCGCACTTGATGAACAATTACTCGGCCTTAGCTCAGCACTGCAAAACTTGGTGGATGCGGGGGTAATCGGCGGTTTTCAATCGCTGCACGATTGGCGCCCGGCCCTTGGCGAACAAGCTGCCAACCGCGCGCACTATGAAAAATTACTCACCGAATTTGGCCCGGCGTTTTATGCATCGCTTGGGGCGCCCTCACTTTTTGGCGAGGCCTTAGCAGCATTTAAAGACGCCAGTGCACCACTGGATTTGGCAACATGGCGTGCCACCATGGCGCAACCCCAGTGGTATTTTGAGCGCGATGGCCATCACTTTGCCATTGTGGCTTTGCAGCAGGTAAACGATGTGGCGCCGCTTGCGGCGTTACATAACGCGCAGGTGCACTATGTGGATCGCCCGGCCATGATTGGCGAGCTTTTGGGGCATTACCGGTTGCAACTGCAACTCTGGACGGCGGCCGCCATAGTGCTGGTTTTGGGCTTGCTAGTGTGGCGCTTGGGCGTTGCTGCGTTGCCGCTATTGGCGGTGCCGGTGGTTGCTGTGGTGCTGGTGGCTATGGGCTTGGCCTATGGCCAGTCGCTCACCTTATTTCATTGCCTGGCGCTGTTGTTGGTGCTGGGTATTGGTTTTGACAGCTGTATTTTTTTGTGGCGGGCAAGTGATGTGGCACAGGTGTGGCAGGCCACCAGTTTGTCGGTAGTAACCAGCGGCATTTCCTTTGGCTTATTGGCGCTTAGCAATACGCCGGTGCTGCACTTTTTTGGCGTAACGGTGTTGTGCGGCTTGGCGTTGGTGTGGCTTGGTATCCCCTGTGTGTACAAAGGCGTGCGTGCTATGGGCGAGCAGCATTAA
- a CDS encoding outer membrane lipoprotein carrier protein LolA: MTPRAQLTGLLTRVCVVLCCLLCSPLAQADAWARVAGHLAQPLTEGEFTQVKHIAGLPLPLHSEGRFAIVQSVLRWQTRTPFASELRITPTEVSHWEEGIQVWQADAQAQPMVATLAQVMLSLVAGDVDAMAHLFRVKNVSEPAPGCWQLALQPVDALLAAHITQVHVNGCATVTGLAFTEASGDRTEISLSPAQ, translated from the coding sequence ATGACTCCACGCGCGCAATTGACGGGCCTGTTAACGCGGGTTTGCGTTGTGCTGTGCTGCCTGCTTTGCAGCCCGCTCGCGCAAGCCGATGCCTGGGCGCGCGTGGCGGGCCACCTGGCGCAGCCGTTGACCGAGGGCGAATTTACACAGGTTAAGCACATTGCCGGCTTGCCACTGCCATTACATTCCGAAGGCCGTTTTGCCATTGTGCAATCAGTGCTGCGCTGGCAAACCCGCACGCCTTTTGCAAGTGAGCTGCGCATTACACCCACCGAAGTGTCCCATTGGGAAGAGGGTATACAAGTGTGGCAGGCAGACGCCCAGGCCCAGCCCATGGTGGCAACCTTGGCTCAGGTTATGTTGAGCCTGGTGGCAGGTGATGTTGATGCCATGGCGCATTTGTTTCGCGTAAAAAATGTTTCAGAGCCCGCGCCCGGTTGCTGGCAACTGGCGTTGCAGCCGGTTGATGCGCTACTGGCCGCCCACATCACTCAGGTTCACGTTAACGGGTGTGCAACGGTCACGGGCCTCGCGTTTACTGAGGCTTCGGGTGATCGTACCGAGATAAGCTTGAGCCCTGCACAGTGA
- the hutH gene encoding histidine ammonia-lyase, which yields MITFDHNAKTIEDIVAVAQGEAVALSEAPEFLQKIKAGSDFLDRLLAEEGNIYGVTTGYGDSCTVTIPTELVKDLPQHLYTFHGCGLGELLPVPAARAVLAVRLQSLCQGVSGVSVQLLEQLTRLITHDIVPLIPQEGSVGASGDLTPLSYVAAVLCGEREVFHRGQRRPTAEVFDELNITPLTLRPKEGLAIMNGTAVMTAIASLAYKRAEYLAQLATRITALATLASKGNAHHFDEILFSVKPHPGQQQIASWLREDLHAGEPPRNPQRLQDRYSLRCAPHVIGVLQDALPFMRQLIENEINSANDNPIIDGPGEHVLHGGHFYGGHIAFAMDSLKNAVANVADLLDRQMAMVVDPKFNHGLPANLSGAKGERRAINHGLKAVQIGASAWTAEALKLTMPASVFSRSTECHNQDKVSMGTIAARDCLRVITLTEQVAAGALLAMCQGLELRFAQGDIAPEGVSGSLHQLVADVREYSAFIEEDRALEYELRALCHAIETRKFTCYGQA from the coding sequence ATGATCACGTTCGACCACAACGCCAAAACCATTGAAGACATCGTAGCCGTTGCCCAAGGTGAGGCAGTGGCGCTTTCAGAGGCGCCGGAATTTTTACAAAAAATAAAAGCCGGCAGCGATTTTCTGGATCGCCTGCTCGCAGAAGAAGGCAATATTTACGGCGTGACTACAGGCTACGGCGACTCTTGCACGGTGACCATTCCCACGGAGCTTGTGAAAGATTTACCGCAACACCTCTACACCTTTCATGGCTGTGGTTTAGGTGAATTATTGCCGGTGCCCGCAGCGCGCGCGGTACTGGCGGTGCGCCTGCAGTCTTTGTGTCAGGGGGTGTCGGGCGTGAGTGTGCAATTGCTTGAGCAGCTCACCCGGCTCATCACCCACGACATAGTGCCGCTCATACCGCAAGAGGGCTCTGTGGGTGCCAGTGGTGATTTAACGCCGCTTTCTTATGTGGCTGCCGTATTGTGTGGCGAGCGTGAAGTTTTCCACCGTGGCCAGCGGCGCCCAACGGCTGAGGTGTTTGATGAGCTTAACATCACGCCCCTAACACTGCGCCCGAAAGAGGGCCTGGCCATCATGAATGGCACCGCGGTGATGACCGCCATCGCCTCGCTTGCCTACAAGCGCGCCGAGTATCTGGCACAATTGGCCACCCGCATTACCGCGCTGGCCACACTGGCCAGCAAAGGCAACGCGCACCACTTCGACGAAATTTTATTCAGCGTAAAACCGCACCCGGGTCAGCAGCAAATTGCCAGCTGGCTGCGTGAGGATTTACATGCAGGCGAGCCGCCGCGCAACCCGCAACGTCTGCAAGATCGCTACTCCCTGCGCTGTGCCCCCCACGTAATCGGCGTGCTACAAGATGCGCTGCCGTTTATGCGCCAGCTCATTGAAAACGAAATTAACTCCGCCAACGATAACCCCATTATCGACGGCCCCGGCGAGCACGTACTGCACGGCGGCCACTTCTATGGCGGTCACATCGCCTTCGCCATGGACAGCCTTAAAAACGCCGTAGCCAATGTGGCAGATTTGCTCGACCGGCAGATGGCCATGGTGGTAGATCCAAAATTTAACCACGGTTTGCCCGCAAATCTATCGGGCGCCAAAGGCGAGCGCCGGGCCATTAACCACGGTTTGAAAGCCGTGCAAATTGGTGCCAGCGCCTGGACTGCCGAAGCGCTCAAGCTCACCATGCCCGCCAGTGTGTTTTCACGCTCAACCGAATGCCACAATCAAGACAAAGTCAGTATGGGCACCATTGCCGCGCGCGATTGCCTGCGGGTGATTACCCTAACAGAACAAGTGGCAGCCGGTGCACTGCTGGCCATGTGCCAAGGCTTGGAGTTGCGTTTTGCCCAGGGCGATATTGCACCCGAAGGCGTGTCTGGCTCGCTGCATCAATTGGTGGCCGATGTGCGCGAGTACAGCGCTTTTATTGAAGAAGACCGCGCACTGGAGTATGAATTGCGCGCGCTTTGCCATGCCATCGAAACGCGGAAGTTTACCTGCTATGGCCAAGCGTAA
- a CDS encoding thioesterase family protein, with product MAKRKAPALVTASAEVKVPFHDVDIMDVAWHGHYVKYFEIARCALLDKLAYNYREMRDSGYAWPVIDLAVRYPAPAKFAECLTVSAALVEWENRLRIEYAVHNAQGLRTTYGHTVQVAVAIATGEMQFVSPPVLAEKLAPWLPPATSQGQPQ from the coding sequence ATGGCCAAGCGTAAAGCGCCCGCACTCGTGACTGCCAGCGCCGAAGTGAAGGTGCCTTTTCACGATGTGGATATCATGGATGTGGCCTGGCATGGCCACTATGTAAAGTATTTTGAAATTGCGCGCTGTGCGCTGTTGGATAAGCTTGCCTACAACTACCGCGAAATGCGCGACAGCGGCTATGCCTGGCCTGTGATCGATCTGGCTGTGCGCTACCCGGCGCCGGCGAAATTTGCCGAGTGCCTTACGGTGAGCGCCGCGTTGGTGGAGTGGGAAAACCGTTTGCGCATTGAATATGCGGTGCATAACGCGCAAGGCTTGCGCACAACCTATGGCCACACAGTGCAGGTGGCCGTGGCCATTGCCACCGGTGAAATGCAATTTGTCTCACCGCCTGTGCTGGCCGAAAAACTGGCGCCCTGGTTGCCGCCTGCAACATCGCAAGGGCAGCCGCAATGA